One window of the Brevundimonas goettingensis genome contains the following:
- a CDS encoding LabA-like NYN domain-containing protein, which translates to MYPSDRIALFIDGANLYSAARALNVDLDFRKLVDSFRDKAVLVRAYYYTAVVEGEEFSPIRPLVDWLGYNGFSVVTKPVKRFTDPQGHTRTKGNMDVEIAVDMLEMAPHLDQMVLFSGDGDFRRLVQAVQAKGVRVTVVSTTKSQPPMIADELRRQADDYIDLADRLGDWARPKAAAPSPNARTFED; encoded by the coding sequence ATGTACCCGTCCGATCGCATCGCCCTGTTCATCGACGGGGCCAATCTCTATTCGGCGGCCAGGGCGCTGAACGTCGATCTGGATTTTCGCAAGCTCGTCGATTCGTTCCGCGACAAAGCCGTCCTGGTTCGCGCCTATTATTACACGGCCGTGGTCGAGGGCGAAGAGTTCTCTCCGATCCGGCCTCTGGTCGACTGGCTGGGCTACAACGGCTTCTCTGTCGTGACCAAGCCGGTCAAGCGCTTCACCGACCCCCAGGGGCATACCAGGACCAAGGGTAATATGGACGTCGAGATCGCGGTCGACATGCTGGAGATGGCGCCGCATCTGGATCAGATGGTCCTGTTCTCGGGTGACGGCGACTTCCGCCGGCTGGTCCAGGCGGTGCAGGCGAAAGGGGTGCGCGTCACCGTCGTCTCGACCACCAAAAGCCAGCCGCCGATGATCGCCGACGAGCTGCGCCGTCAGGCCGACGACTATATCGACCTGGCCGACCGGCTGGGCGACTGGGCCCGTCCGAAGGCGGCGGCGCCCTCCCCCAATGCCCGGACCTTCGAGGACTGA
- the folK gene encoding 2-amino-4-hydroxy-6-hydroxymethyldihydropteridine diphosphokinase, whose translation MDVDLDLDLDAAVIVALGCNDKGVWPSCRDALEAALTRFRSEGIDIVAQSSWWSSQAWPDPSDPPFLNGVVVVRTDLDPHALMAALGRIEECFGRQRTVPNAPRTLDLDLIAYGRERGDCEGLILPHPRAADRLFVMGPLAEIAPDWRHPGGGFAKALAMTATVGTDARPLT comes from the coding sequence ATGGACGTTGATCTCGATCTCGACCTCGATGCGGCCGTCATCGTCGCCCTCGGGTGCAATGACAAGGGGGTCTGGCCCTCGTGCCGCGACGCGCTGGAGGCCGCCCTGACCCGGTTCCGGTCCGAAGGGATCGACATCGTCGCACAGTCGTCGTGGTGGAGCTCACAGGCCTGGCCGGACCCGAGCGATCCGCCGTTCCTGAACGGGGTCGTGGTGGTGCGCACCGATCTGGATCCCCACGCCCTGATGGCGGCCCTGGGGCGGATCGAGGAATGCTTCGGCCGGCAGCGGACCGTGCCGAATGCGCCGCGGACCCTGGATCTGGACCTGATCGCCTATGGACGCGAACGCGGCGACTGCGAGGGGCTGATCCTGCCGCACCCGCGCGCCGCCGACCGGCTGTTCGTCATGGGGCCGCTGGCCGAGATCGCGCCGGACTGGCGGCACCCGGGCGGCGGCTTCGCCAAGGCCCTGGCGATGACGGCGACCGTGGGGACCGATGCGCGCCCGCTGACCTGA